A stretch of Bradyrhizobium sp. CCBAU 53338 DNA encodes these proteins:
- a CDS encoding pilus assembly protein TadG-related protein encodes MRDKRGVSALMFIVSSIGFMGMVGFGMEVSTWYLERRHGQNTADSAAIAGVLALIQSGTFASAQAAGIDMATSNGYTSGANQTTVTVQPGTYSSGFSADGSGACSPSCNAVRATIVRSVPRSFTALVMGSGSTNVTEVATAELATSGPACSLALAGGLAFSGSAAVTATNCSLASNKTGPQSISFNGAGANKTQANAILVGAGGCTQSGSGSPCTQQGSLMYQPPSLDPYQALLTDSSAIPSAVNATNCSSSKTATSPYVISPGVFCVGADLKINNAGSSPPGPPTGTLPSGTYFFYNSSVTVSGGTLICNGCTFIFTGSSASKLGQLSITGGTVTMTATKTPAYADTNYKGILFYMDYRYPEQKAGSCGSTQVTLTGSSTVTLNGGMYFPNASVCVTGNAFATAESCFSLVAWSVYYNGNATEQLSGCSTTGTQTAQVRAVNLVQ; translated from the coding sequence GCGAAGACATGGACAGAATACCGCCGACTCAGCCGCGATTGCCGGTGTTCTCGCGCTCATTCAATCAGGCACATTTGCAAGCGCACAAGCCGCAGGCATCGATATGGCGACAAGCAACGGATATACGTCGGGGGCAAACCAAACGACAGTTACTGTACAGCCTGGCACATACAGCAGTGGCTTCAGCGCTGATGGAAGTGGAGCCTGTTCACCATCCTGCAATGCTGTCAGGGCTACCATCGTTCGTTCAGTGCCTCGCAGCTTTACGGCTCTCGTCATGGGATCGGGCTCAACGAACGTTACTGAAGTGGCGACTGCCGAGCTCGCGACGTCAGGGCCAGCATGTTCGTTGGCTTTAGCGGGCGGACTCGCTTTCAGCGGCAGCGCGGCAGTCACCGCAACGAATTGCTCTTTGGCGTCTAATAAGACAGGTCCTCAGTCCATTTCTTTCAACGGCGCTGGGGCTAATAAGACTCAGGCGAACGCTATTCTGGTAGGAGCGGGCGGTTGCACTCAGTCTGGTAGCGGTAGTCCCTGCACTCAGCAGGGCAGCCTGATGTATCAGCCGCCTTCGCTAGATCCGTATCAGGCGCTCTTAACGGATTCCTCCGCTATTCCCTCTGCGGTGAACGCCACGAATTGTAGCAGTAGCAAGACAGCCACTTCTCCTTATGTTATCTCCCCTGGCGTGTTCTGCGTCGGAGCCGATCTAAAAATTAACAATGCAGGCAGTAGCCCTCCAGGGCCGCCGACAGGGACGCTACCGTCGGGGACCTATTTCTTCTACAATTCATCAGTCACCGTGTCGGGCGGAACGCTCATTTGCAATGGGTGTACTTTTATTTTTACGGGCAGTTCCGCCAGTAAACTCGGCCAATTGAGCATTACCGGGGGAACGGTAACGATGACCGCGACGAAAACCCCTGCTTATGCTGACACCAATTACAAGGGCATTTTGTTTTATATGGACTACCGATATCCGGAACAGAAAGCAGGATCTTGCGGGAGCACGCAGGTCACATTGACGGGCAGTTCGACCGTCACATTGAACGGGGGAATGTATTTTCCCAATGCGAGCGTCTGTGTAACGGGCAATGCATTCGCTACCGCAGAGAGCTGCTTCTCGTTGGTCGCTTGGTCTGTGTACTATAATGGCAACGCAACTGAACAGCTAAGCGGATGCAGCACTACCGGCACGCAGACCGCTCAGGTGCGGGCTGTCAACCTCGTCCAGTAG
- a CDS encoding type II and III secretion system protein family protein produces the protein MGGGRVFMGPGGRRFALSVLALSAGFTLAGSADHAGAADRRVSGGGVFVSEMNDVQRIKVIVNKSRTFRVEQAFATIVAGSSDIADVKSLSDHLIYIQGKQTGTTNVILFDSAMKQIGILDVEVSIDTNSLQQNIRASTGSQGIRVSSSEGQVVLSGTVVDAVAAERAMAIATGTVAKGGTVVNAMSVAAPQQVMLEVRFLEVSRDAGRNLGVNLYAANANGTNVANSGRGGATSATVREPIGGINTIQNPSGNTGGSPVGASPTGSLPILGTLGTLVGTAGGVAPAPFGSLLTSIIRTSNGGSVDLLISALETKGLARRLAEPNLTTLSGDAARFLAGGEFPVPIPNTTTNGFPTVTIDYKKFGVELAFVPTVLSRGVINLRVEPSVSELDFSNAVTIQGTTVPALTRRDARTTVELRDGQSFAIAGLLQTRNRQDVSQLPWIGSVPVLGSLFSSKSYQQQETDLVIIVTPHLVAPAAPGQRLASPLDSRLPANDVDFFLNGQMDVRKRYDDYVNSGGEVKGPYGHIIAPEIRTPVPPPAAAVDQPVVKTLN, from the coding sequence ATGGGTGGCGGTCGCGTTTTCATGGGGCCCGGTGGTAGGCGTTTCGCCCTGAGCGTTTTGGCTCTGAGCGCCGGATTTACCTTGGCGGGCTCCGCGGATCACGCCGGTGCAGCCGACCGGCGGGTGTCCGGCGGTGGTGTGTTCGTCAGCGAGATGAACGACGTCCAACGCATCAAGGTGATCGTCAACAAGTCCAGGACCTTCCGGGTCGAACAGGCCTTTGCGACCATCGTGGCTGGCTCGTCCGACATCGCCGACGTCAAGTCGCTGAGCGACCACCTGATCTACATCCAGGGCAAGCAGACCGGCACCACCAACGTCATTCTTTTCGACTCCGCGATGAAGCAGATCGGCATCCTCGATGTCGAGGTTTCGATCGACACCAACAGTCTGCAGCAGAACATCCGCGCCAGCACCGGCTCGCAGGGTATTCGCGTCTCCTCGTCGGAGGGACAGGTGGTGCTGAGCGGCACGGTGGTCGATGCCGTCGCCGCCGAGCGGGCGATGGCGATCGCCACCGGCACGGTCGCCAAGGGCGGCACCGTCGTCAACGCGATGAGCGTCGCGGCGCCGCAGCAGGTGATGCTGGAGGTGCGCTTTCTCGAGGTTAGTCGCGACGCCGGTCGCAACTTGGGCGTCAATCTCTATGCTGCGAATGCCAATGGGACGAATGTCGCAAATTCGGGGCGCGGCGGTGCAACTAGCGCGACGGTCCGAGAGCCGATCGGTGGGATTAACACAATCCAAAACCCCAGTGGTAACACCGGCGGTTCTCCTGTTGGTGCTTCTCCTACTGGAAGTCTTCCGATCCTCGGAACGCTCGGGACGCTCGTCGGCACTGCAGGCGGCGTTGCTCCGGCCCCGTTCGGAAGCTTGCTAACCAGCATCATCAGGACCAGCAACGGCGGCTCGGTGGACCTGTTGATCTCTGCGCTGGAAACCAAGGGATTGGCGCGCCGGCTGGCTGAGCCGAACTTGACCACGCTCTCCGGGGATGCCGCGCGCTTCCTGGCTGGTGGCGAGTTTCCGGTGCCGATCCCCAACACGACGACGAACGGTTTTCCGACTGTCACGATTGACTACAAGAAGTTCGGTGTCGAGCTTGCTTTCGTTCCCACTGTCCTCTCGCGTGGCGTGATCAACCTTCGTGTCGAGCCATCGGTGAGCGAACTTGATTTCTCCAACGCAGTGACAATTCAAGGGACGACGGTTCCTGCGCTGACGCGCCGCGACGCGCGGACCACCGTGGAACTGCGCGACGGCCAGAGCTTCGCTATCGCCGGCCTGCTCCAGACCCGTAACCGCCAGGACGTCTCGCAATTGCCCTGGATCGGCTCGGTGCCGGTGCTCGGTAGCTTGTTCAGCAGCAAGTCCTACCAGCAGCAGGAGACCGATCTCGTCATCATCGTCACGCCGCATCTGGTTGCGCCGGCGGCGCCGGGGCAGCGACTGGCCTCGCCGCTGGATTCACGGCTGCCGGCCAATGACGTCGATTTCTTCCTCAACGGCCAGATGGATGTCCGCAAGCGTTACGATGACTACGTCAATTCCGGCGGCGAGGTGAAGGGGCCTTACGGCCACATCATCGCGCCCGAGATCCGGACGCCCGTTCCGCCCCCCGCCGCGGCTGTCGACCAGCCCGTCGTGAAAACCCTCAACTGA
- a CDS encoding tetratricopeptide repeat protein produces MRRLIMMLTCCWLGIGLAGCDYTVREAAIVAPVDPPGGDPVQEPTDVKYYPSDEPVRLGLEQFNRGNYGIANRYFRDGVEKAPKDLTAWTGLAASYDRLHRFDLADQAYAQAIRLGGETVQILNDQGYSYMLRGNLSAARRKFEKAYALDPGNPVIVNNLELLNGSRRFIERSPNNQP; encoded by the coding sequence ATGCGGCGTCTCATCATGATGCTGACCTGTTGCTGGTTGGGAATCGGCCTTGCCGGGTGCGACTACACGGTGCGGGAGGCCGCGATCGTGGCGCCTGTCGATCCGCCGGGCGGCGATCCCGTGCAGGAGCCGACCGACGTCAAATACTATCCCTCCGACGAGCCGGTGCGGCTCGGGCTGGAGCAGTTCAACCGCGGCAATTACGGCATCGCCAATCGCTATTTCAGGGACGGCGTCGAGAAGGCGCCGAAGGACCTGACCGCGTGGACCGGCCTGGCCGCGAGCTACGATCGCCTGCACCGCTTCGACCTTGCCGACCAGGCCTACGCACAGGCGATTCGCCTCGGCGGCGAGACCGTGCAGATCCTGAACGATCAGGGCTATTCCTACATGCTGCGCGGCAATCTGAGCGCGGCACGGCGCAAGTTCGAGAAGGCCTATGCGCTCGATCCGGGCAATCCGGTCATCGTCAACAACCTCGAGCTGCTCAACGGCAGCCGCCGGTTCATTGAAAGGTCGCCCAACAACCAGCCTTAG
- a CDS encoding phosphatase PAP2 family protein has protein sequence MQFYIAEHIDLAILKSHFGEDVNNFLRWSLLAGIAVIDFFLSRLVGVHIIVERWALLLGLLLLGIFVIYRFVRKRPRIACLCHAVMQYLALTGVMVILSCIVATFDRPLIDAELSRVDQALGLDWTAAFDFVHSHPLLSVILRSAYSSIPVQTALLFWWLAVIADDFARIDEFIGLVASTLVLTVAISAVLPAGGAFVWYKQTSVTDASYVQLFLDLRGGAIHEIPLSQLDGIVQFPSFHMIFGIICIYAARGVRVLFPLLTVLSTIMIAATPVFGGHHFSDLIGGAVVAVVSILFVARRADNGSAVPAAKAGL, from the coding sequence TTGCAGTTTTATATTGCTGAACATATAGATCTAGCTATTTTGAAGTCGCACTTTGGTGAGGACGTGAACAACTTTCTCCGCTGGTCTTTACTAGCTGGCATTGCCGTAATTGACTTTTTTCTTTCCAGGCTGGTAGGCGTTCATATCATTGTCGAGCGCTGGGCTCTTTTATTGGGTCTGCTGCTGCTAGGGATATTTGTGATTTACCGTTTCGTGCGGAAGAGGCCGCGCATTGCGTGCCTGTGCCACGCCGTGATGCAGTACCTCGCCCTAACGGGCGTCATGGTTATCTTGTCCTGTATCGTTGCGACGTTCGATCGCCCCCTCATTGACGCCGAGCTGTCAAGAGTCGATCAGGCATTGGGTCTGGACTGGACGGCTGCTTTCGATTTCGTACACTCCCACCCCTTGCTCTCCGTCATTCTGAGGTCTGCGTATAGCTCGATCCCGGTCCAAACTGCGCTGCTCTTCTGGTGGCTCGCCGTGATTGCCGATGATTTCGCGCGTATCGATGAGTTTATTGGACTCGTCGCGAGCACGCTCGTCTTAACCGTCGCGATCTCGGCAGTGCTTCCCGCCGGCGGTGCATTCGTCTGGTACAAGCAGACGTCAGTGACTGATGCCAGTTATGTTCAGTTGTTTCTCGACCTGCGCGGCGGGGCGATTCATGAGATTCCTCTCAGTCAGCTCGATGGCATCGTACAGTTTCCCTCGTTCCATATGATCTTCGGGATAATTTGCATCTATGCAGCGAGGGGAGTCAGGGTTCTTTTCCCGCTTTTGACAGTCCTCAGCACAATCATGATCGCGGCGACGCCTGTCTTCGGCGGCCACCACTTCTCGGACCTGATCGGGGGGGCGGTTGTCGCGGTAGTATCCATCCTGTTCGTTGCGCGCAGAGCGGACAACGGTTCGGCGGTGCCCGCGGCCAAAGCTGGGCTATAA